The following are encoded in a window of Streptomyces sp. 11x1 genomic DNA:
- a CDS encoding ISL3 family transposase: protein MVCEVSLTTLLPHLAAVQVEEVVAGEGLLRITARTCGGPVVCPDCGVASRHEHSRYVRHLDDCQVGGRPVVVDLSVRRWYCGNLRCPRATFVEQVEGLTVRYQRRTPQLQQLMEAVALALGGRAGARLAARLHQAVSWVTLLNLVMRLPDPPAAVPTVLGVDDFALRRGQVYGTVLVDCVTRRPVDLLPDREGASLAGWLAGHPGVEVICRDRAEAYGEGATAGAPQAVQVADRWHLWHNLVQAAERCVRRHQGCCKEPGPDGPVDAVPTPAEQISLAGQVRPPKEPEGRYADRTRAQYAAVHQLREQGYGIRASARRLGITPRRVRVLLRAATWQELVVDRWQGRRNRLDPFKEYLHQRWAEGQTNLVQLHSEIQAQGYPGSYNSLCAYFRRFRQVKGRSPARAAPPGIREITGWITRHPDTLDDGEKRQLKAILARCPELQALSGHVHTFARMLADLSAHQLPDWLTDVRQDELPDLHSFARGIEHDMDAVTAGLSLPWSSGVVEGHINRIKMLKRQMFNRARFPLLRKRVLLA from the coding sequence GTGGTGTGTGAGGTCTCGTTGACGACGCTGCTGCCGCATCTGGCCGCGGTACAGGTCGAGGAAGTGGTGGCCGGAGAGGGGCTGTTGCGGATCACCGCGCGCACGTGCGGGGGCCCAGTGGTCTGTCCGGACTGTGGGGTGGCCTCGCGGCACGAGCACAGCCGGTATGTGCGGCATCTCGACGACTGCCAGGTGGGCGGGCGCCCGGTGGTCGTCGACTTGTCGGTGCGCCGCTGGTACTGCGGCAACCTCCGGTGTCCGCGGGCGACGTTCGTGGAGCAGGTGGAGGGGCTGACGGTGCGCTACCAGCGACGCACCCCGCAGCTGCAGCAGCTGATGGAAGCGGTCGCGCTGGCCCTGGGCGGGCGGGCCGGGGCCCGGCTGGCGGCGCGATTACACCAGGCGGTGAGCTGGGTCACGCTGTTGAATCTCGTGATGCGGCTGCCCGATCCGCCGGCTGCGGTGCCGACGGTGCTGGGGGTGGACGACTTCGCGCTGCGCCGGGGGCAGGTCTACGGCACCGTCCTGGTCGACTGCGTCACGCGCAGGCCGGTCGACCTGCTGCCGGATCGGGAGGGCGCGTCGCTGGCAGGGTGGCTGGCCGGGCATCCGGGTGTGGAGGTGATCTGCCGGGACCGCGCTGAGGCCTACGGGGAGGGTGCCACGGCCGGGGCGCCCCAGGCGGTGCAGGTCGCTGACCGCTGGCACCTGTGGCACAACCTGGTCCAGGCCGCCGAGCGGTGCGTGCGCCGCCACCAGGGCTGCTGCAAGGAGCCCGGGCCCGACGGGCCCGTGGACGCGGTGCCCACCCCGGCCGAGCAGATCAGCCTGGCCGGCCAGGTCCGCCCTCCGAAGGAGCCCGAGGGCCGGTACGCCGACCGCACCCGCGCTCAGTACGCGGCCGTGCACCAACTGCGCGAACAGGGCTACGGGATCCGGGCCAGCGCTCGCCGGCTGGGGATCACCCCGCGCCGGGTCCGGGTGCTGCTGCGCGCTGCCACCTGGCAGGAACTGGTCGTCGACCGCTGGCAGGGGCGCCGCAACCGGCTGGACCCGTTCAAGGAGTACCTGCACCAGCGGTGGGCCGAGGGGCAGACCAACCTGGTTCAACTGCACTCCGAGATCCAAGCCCAAGGCTACCCGGGCAGCTACAACAGCCTGTGCGCCTACTTCCGGCGCTTTCGCCAGGTCAAGGGGCGTTCACCCGCCCGCGCGGCCCCACCGGGCATCCGCGAGATCACTGGCTGGATCACCCGGCACCCCGACACCCTCGACGACGGCGAAAAGCGGCAGCTGAAAGCGATCCTGGCCCGCTGCCCGGAACTGCAGGCCCTGTCCGGACACGTCCACACCTTCGCCCGGATGCTCGCCGACCTGTCCGCGCACCAGCTCCCCGACTGGCTCACCGACGTCCGCCAGGACGAGCTGCCCGATCTGCATTCCTTCGCCCGCGGCATCGAGCACGACATGGACGCCGTCACCGCCGGGCTGAGTCTGCCGTGGAGTTCAGGCGTCGTGGAGGGCCACATCAACCGGATCAAGATGCTCAAACGGCAGATGTTCAACCGGGCTCGCTTCCCGCTCCTACGCAAGCGCGTCCTGCTCGCGTGA
- a CDS encoding universal stress protein produces MSGVVVAGVDGSASSLAAVEEAAREARSRGAGLRVVHAFIWPALHVPLGPPPSGPAGGGLRNLADRVVAEAVERARAAAPEVEVSHAVVTGEPLTVLEAQSRAAELVVVGSRGMGGFVGLLVGSTAVHLAAHGRCPVLVVREQSSAEGPIVLGVDGSAAGGPAVDFAFAEAELRKAPLVALHAWTTWNAPMPAPQDVSMPYANPPGALVGEEERLLSEALAGHQERHPGVVVEHRVVHGGTREALIEASRSAQLVVTGARGRGGFAGLLLGSVSQALLHHAHCPVAVVRGAEARH; encoded by the coding sequence ATGAGCGGTGTGGTGGTAGCCGGTGTGGACGGGTCGGCGTCGAGTCTCGCGGCGGTCGAGGAGGCGGCACGGGAGGCGCGGTCGCGCGGGGCGGGGCTGCGGGTGGTGCACGCGTTCATCTGGCCCGCGCTGCACGTGCCCCTGGGCCCGCCACCGTCGGGTCCGGCCGGAGGCGGACTCCGGAACCTGGCCGACCGTGTGGTGGCCGAGGCGGTCGAGCGGGCGCGCGCCGCGGCGCCGGAGGTCGAGGTCAGCCATGCCGTGGTGACGGGTGAGCCGCTGACGGTGCTGGAGGCGCAGTCGCGTGCGGCCGAGCTGGTGGTGGTCGGGTCCCGCGGCATGGGCGGTTTCGTCGGGCTGCTGGTCGGGTCGACGGCCGTCCATCTGGCGGCACACGGCCGGTGTCCGGTGCTGGTCGTGCGGGAGCAGTCGAGTGCGGAGGGCCCGATCGTGCTGGGCGTCGACGGTTCGGCGGCGGGTGGGCCGGCGGTGGACTTCGCGTTCGCCGAGGCCGAGCTGCGGAAGGCGCCGTTGGTGGCGTTGCACGCCTGGACCACGTGGAACGCGCCGATGCCCGCACCGCAGGATGTGTCGATGCCGTACGCGAACCCGCCGGGCGCCCTCGTCGGGGAGGAGGAGCGCCTGCTGTCCGAGGCGCTGGCCGGACACCAGGAGCGGCACCCGGGTGTCGTGGTGGAGCATCGGGTCGTGCACGGCGGGACGCGGGAGGCGTTGATCGAGGCGAGCCGGTCCGCCCAGCTGGTGGTGACCGGTGCCCGCGGCCGGGGCGGCTTCGCCGGGCTGTTGCTCGGCTCGGTCAGTCAGGCCCTGCTGCACCACGCCCACTGCCCGGTCGCGGTGGTGCGGGGAGCGGAGGCGCGGCACTGA
- a CDS encoding universal stress protein produces MSDPVIVGVDGSASSNAAVEVAAREAQLRGVGLRIVHAFGQVPGHRPAGAPPWDPAGHGLQSMVRGALAHAEERAHALAPGIEITRSVVAGEALEVLEIESRSASLAVVGSRGLGSFSGLLLGSTAVHLAAHGRCPLMVVRGRPDPAGAVILAVDGSEAGEAAVGFAFAEAALRKAPLVALHVWNTFSERAYEGPGDPLTAVVADIDRIREAEQHLLDETVASWRKVHPEVVVERRLVRSRIRPALIDASRGAQLVVTGARGRGGFTGLLLGSVSQALLHHAHCPVTIVRGKE; encoded by the coding sequence GTGAGTGATCCGGTGATCGTGGGCGTGGACGGTTCCGCCTCCAGCAATGCCGCGGTCGAGGTCGCGGCCCGTGAGGCGCAACTGCGCGGGGTGGGGCTGCGGATCGTGCACGCCTTCGGCCAGGTGCCCGGACACCGGCCGGCCGGTGCGCCACCGTGGGACCCCGCCGGCCACGGCCTGCAGTCGATGGTGCGGGGTGCACTGGCCCACGCCGAGGAGCGGGCGCACGCGCTCGCGCCGGGCATCGAGATCACCCGGTCGGTGGTGGCCGGGGAAGCGCTTGAGGTGCTGGAGATCGAGTCACGGTCGGCGTCGCTGGCGGTGGTCGGCAGCCGGGGCCTGGGCAGCTTCTCCGGGCTGCTGCTGGGCTCGACGGCGGTGCATCTGGCCGCCCATGGCCGGTGCCCGCTGATGGTGGTGCGGGGCCGCCCCGATCCGGCCGGTGCGGTGATCCTGGCCGTGGACGGCTCCGAAGCCGGCGAGGCGGCGGTGGGGTTCGCGTTCGCCGAAGCGGCGCTGCGCAAGGCGCCGCTGGTCGCCCTCCATGTGTGGAACACCTTCAGCGAGCGTGCCTACGAAGGCCCCGGCGACCCCCTCACCGCAGTGGTGGCGGACATCGACCGTATTCGCGAGGCCGAGCAGCACCTGCTGGACGAGACGGTGGCCTCCTGGCGGAAGGTCCATCCCGAGGTCGTGGTCGAGCGGCGCCTGGTGCGTTCCCGTATCCGCCCCGCCCTGATCGATGCCAGTCGCGGCGCGCAACTGGTGGTGACCGGCGCCCGGGGCCGGGGCGGCTTCACCGGGCTGCTGCTCGGCTCGGTCAGTCAGGCCCTGCTGCACCACGCCCACTGCCCCGTCACCATCGTCCGCGGCAAGGAGTGA
- a CDS encoding ricin-type beta-trefoil lectin domain protein, translating into MMSIHRWLFGRAVLAALLVLAMAGGAGVSVAADTSPTAGATLAGTPGCGRAPTLTNGTHTIQSGGKSRSFILSIPENYDNTRQYRLVFGFHWLGGTAGQVAGGGSDGDVYAHYGLRRLANNSAIFVAPQGLNNGWGNSGGEDVTFVDDMIRRIDNDLCVDTTQRFALGFSYGGAMSYALACARPNVFRAVAAIAAPGGISGCSGGTQPFAYMGIHGINDNIGAGRGMRDRFVRNNGCAPQNPPEPASGSRTHITTAYSGCREGYPVVWAAFDGGHQQGPVDGCAGCESGARSWVKHEVWSFFTGADPNPNPPDPTTFRLRSQSADRCLDVSGADSSNGAQMVIWDCHTGTNQQFTQTGQTLRVMGRCLDVPSNAASGTRARIWDCTGGANQQWNVSADGTVSNVQTGLCLDVNGGSTANGAAVIVWSCHTGVNQRWARA; encoded by the coding sequence ATGATGTCGATCCACAGATGGTTGTTCGGGCGAGCGGTGTTGGCGGCCCTGCTCGTTCTGGCCATGGCCGGCGGGGCAGGAGTCAGCGTTGCGGCCGACACGTCGCCCACCGCCGGGGCCACCCTTGCGGGGACCCCCGGATGCGGACGTGCCCCCACACTGACCAACGGCACGCACACGATTCAAAGCGGCGGCAAGAGTCGCTCCTTCATCCTGAGCATCCCTGAGAACTACGACAACACCCGCCAATACCGACTGGTCTTCGGATTCCACTGGTTGGGTGGCACCGCCGGGCAGGTCGCCGGCGGCGGAAGCGACGGCGATGTCTATGCCCACTACGGACTCCGGCGACTGGCGAACAACAGTGCGATCTTCGTAGCTCCGCAGGGCCTCAACAACGGCTGGGGCAACTCCGGCGGCGAGGACGTGACCTTCGTCGACGACATGATCAGGCGTATCGACAACGACCTCTGTGTCGACACCACGCAGCGCTTCGCCCTCGGCTTCAGCTACGGCGGAGCCATGAGCTACGCACTCGCATGTGCCAGGCCGAACGTCTTCCGCGCGGTCGCCGCGATAGCCGCGCCCGGGGGGATCAGCGGGTGCAGCGGAGGCACCCAGCCCTTCGCGTACATGGGAATCCACGGCATCAACGACAACATCGGCGCCGGTCGCGGGATGCGGGACAGGTTCGTCAGGAACAACGGCTGCGCTCCCCAGAACCCGCCGGAGCCCGCGTCGGGTAGCCGCACCCACATCACCACCGCCTACTCGGGCTGCCGCGAGGGGTATCCGGTCGTCTGGGCCGCGTTCGACGGAGGTCACCAGCAAGGCCCCGTGGACGGGTGCGCGGGCTGCGAGAGCGGCGCCAGGAGTTGGGTCAAGCATGAGGTCTGGAGCTTCTTCACGGGTGCCGACCCGAACCCGAATCCCCCGGACCCGACCACATTCCGGCTGCGGAGCCAGTCCGCCGACCGATGCCTGGACGTCAGCGGTGCCGACTCGTCCAACGGCGCCCAGATGGTCATCTGGGACTGCCACACCGGCACCAACCAGCAGTTCACCCAGACCGGACAGACCCTGCGGGTGATGGGCAGATGCCTGGACGTGCCGAGCAACGCCGCCTCCGGCACCCGAGCGCGGATCTGGGACTGCACCGGCGGTGCGAACCAGCAATGGAATGTGAGCGCCGACGGAACCGTCAGCAACGTCCAGACCGGACTCTGCCTGGACGTCAACGGCGGCAGCACCGCCAACGGCGCTGCGGTGATCGTGTGGAGCTGCCACACCGGCGTCAACCAACGCTGGGCCCGAGCGTAA
- a CDS encoding universal stress protein has product MSRNVTVGLDGSAESRAAAEWAAREAKLRGLPLRLVHVWEPVPEPLAQAQAPLLGAEKLRHWGERIPRETAEGLRRRHPGVQVEIEPIPGRPMDALPKAAKDTELLVLGSRGLSGIGGFLVGSVGAAVIAHTDTPVVLVRAGEQAADEHEMDPAGIPSAATPYRPVVLGLDPAHPDDTVIAFAFEAAARRDTALRVVHGWNLPPYVAYGLPADAELDSALGRQEAAALAAVLRPWRYKYPDVEVFEETPSGSPAHHVIDASRDASLVVVGRRVRRSPFGVHIGPVTHAVLHHAAAPVAVVAHD; this is encoded by the coding sequence ATGTCCCGCAATGTCACCGTGGGCCTCGACGGCTCAGCAGAGAGCCGCGCGGCTGCCGAGTGGGCGGCCCGGGAGGCGAAGCTGCGCGGCCTGCCGCTGCGGCTGGTGCACGTCTGGGAACCCGTCCCGGAGCCTTTGGCGCAGGCACAGGCCCCGCTGCTCGGCGCCGAGAAGCTGCGGCACTGGGGCGAACGGATTCCGCGCGAGACGGCAGAGGGCCTGCGTCGGCGCCACCCCGGCGTGCAGGTGGAGATCGAGCCGATCCCCGGCAGGCCGATGGACGCGTTGCCCAAGGCGGCGAAGGACACCGAACTCCTCGTCCTCGGCTCGCGTGGGCTGAGCGGGATCGGCGGGTTCCTCGTCGGGTCGGTGGGCGCGGCTGTGATCGCGCACACCGACACCCCCGTCGTCCTGGTGCGGGCCGGGGAACAGGCCGCCGACGAGCACGAGATGGACCCCGCCGGCATCCCGTCCGCCGCCACCCCGTATCGGCCCGTCGTGCTCGGCCTCGACCCCGCCCACCCCGACGACACGGTGATCGCCTTCGCCTTCGAGGCGGCAGCCCGCCGCGACACCGCCCTGCGGGTCGTGCACGGCTGGAACCTCCCGCCCTACGTGGCCTACGGTCTGCCCGCCGACGCCGAGCTCGACTCCGCACTCGGCCGGCAGGAGGCCGCCGCCCTCGCCGCGGTGCTGCGGCCCTGGCGGTACAAGTACCCGGACGTCGAGGTCTTCGAGGAGACCCCCTCCGGCAGCCCTGCCCACCACGTCATCGACGCCTCCCGGGACGCGTCCCTGGTGGTCGTCGGCCGCCGGGTCCGCCGCAGCCCGTTCGGCGTCCACATCGGTCCCGTCACACACGCGGTACTGCACCACGCCGCCGCCCCCGTGGCCGTCGTCGCGCACGACTGA